Genomic segment of Armatimonadota bacterium:
TCTTGGCACAACGACCTCGAGCGTCGGCATGCGCAAGTCGTCGGTCGTTCGTTTGCCGACGGAGAGTCGGAGTGATATAATCACGCAGGAATCGGCGTCGGGCTAGTTGACTACGGAACGCCATGCAAGATCGAATCAGAGCAGCGAGTCTTCACAAGCGATACGCGGGGATGTACGCCTTGTCGGGGGTGTCGCTGACTGCGATGCCCGACGAGGCGCGGGGCGTCTACGGCCGCTCGGGAGCGGGCAAGAGCGCCCTCCTCCGCATCATGTCCGGCATCGAAACGCCAGACTCCGGCAGGATCGAATCGGAGGGGTCTCCGGTCATATCCTATGCCGAACCGCGGCTCGACGACGCGATGACGCCGACGGAGACGCTTGAACTGCACTGCACCCTCTACGGCATACCCCGCCGCAAGCGCCGCTCGACGATCCGCGATGCCCTAGTGCTGCTGGATCTCGAGCCGGTATGCGACCGAAGGATATCCACCCTGACATCCGGCACGAGAAAGCGGCTGGAACTGGCGCGGGTCCTGATCTCACCCTCCCCTACCCTGCTGCTCGATGAGCCGATGGCGGGACTCGACGACCTCATGCGGGAGCGCGTATGGAATCATCTCTTGATGCTGAGGACGGCCGAGCATCGCACTATAGTCGTCGCCACCGCGCGCTCGGAGGACGCCGAGCTCTGCGACCGCATCGCCGTGCTGCACAACGGGAAGATACTGGCCGACGGTACCATCAGCCATCTGCGGGGCATCATCGGGCCTGAAGTCGTGGTCATCCGACCACTGAGCGCGGGAAGGCCCGGCGGGCGCGGCACATGGGCCGACAAGCGCGCGATCACCATGTCCGAACAGGACGGCTCGGTGGTGGTAGACATGAGTGCAGAGTCCACGCCGACGGAGCTGCTGGGTGAGATAGCCGCCCAGGCCGCCGGCGTGCGCCTGAGTCCCAGGAGCTTGAGCGTGGTGCTGGAAGAGCTGATCACCCGCTCGACCGATTGTACGGAGGGCTGAGAGATGCTCTGCGCGATGGAGAAGGCATATGCGCTGGCGCTGAGGGAGATTCGACTGCTCATCCGGAGCCGGGCCGGTATTACTCGCGCGCTGGCGATCCCGATGGCCGGCGGGGCCGTCTGCGGATGGATGACACGCGCGCCGTCGCCGCAACTCGCATATATGATGGCCGCGTTCATGATCCTATCGGGGATCGTGCTGGGGGCCGAGCGAGGCGATATCCGCGTCACCCAGGCGATTCGAGCGGTCTCCGGCGAAGGAGCATTCCTATCGGCGCGGGTTCTCTCCTCCACAGTGATCGTGCTCGCGCAGATCACCGTGCTGACCTCAGTCGCCGCCGCGATCGGCGGATTCCACCCGTCGAGGGCGACTATCGCCTGGGCGGTCCTCTCCGGACTAGCCGCAAGTTCGATCGCCCGCCGCCTGTGACCCACATGCAGCATATCACGCTTCCGCAGATGTAGACACCGAAAAAATGTTGTGCTAGAATGCCTTCGGACTCTGCGGTCGCAGAGCCCGACATTTGTATTTCAGGCGTCCGGAGCACGGGGCCGGGCGGCGGACAGGAGAACCGGAATTGGCGGGAAAGAGCAAGCTCAGCAAGGTAAACATCGGCATCATAGGAGTGGGCGGCATCGGCCGGGTGCATCTGGGCGCGTATGCAAAGTGCCCTGAGGCTAAGGTAGTCGCGG
This window contains:
- a CDS encoding ABC transporter ATP-binding protein; the encoded protein is MQDRIRAASLHKRYAGMYALSGVSLTAMPDEARGVYGRSGAGKSALLRIMSGIETPDSGRIESEGSPVISYAEPRLDDAMTPTETLELHCTLYGIPRRKRRSTIRDALVLLDLEPVCDRRISTLTSGTRKRLELARVLISPSPTLLLDEPMAGLDDLMRERVWNHLLMLRTAEHRTIVVATARSEDAELCDRIAVLHNGKILADGTISHLRGIIGPEVVVIRPLSAGRPGGRGTWADKRAITMSEQDGSVVVDMSAESTPTELLGEIAAQAAGVRLSPRSLSVVLEELITRSTDCTEG